A single genomic interval of Psychroserpens sp. NJDZ02 harbors:
- the hisF gene encoding imidazole glycerol phosphate synthase subunit HisF: MLTKRIIPCLDIKDGRTVKGVNFVNLRDAGDPVELAKQYALKGADELVFLDISATLEGRKTMIDMVLKVAEHVNIPFTVGGGISSIADVDVLLKSGADKVSINSSAVKRPELVNELANKFGSQCVVVAIDAKQIDGEWMVHLAGGSIPTELNLFDWAKEVESRGAGEILFTSMNNDGTKAGFANEALAKLSETLNIPIIASGGAGTVQHFIDTFKDGKSDAALAASVFHFGEIAIQDLKEELRENNIEVRL; this comes from the coding sequence ATGCTTACAAAACGAATCATACCATGCTTAGACATTAAAGACGGAAGAACCGTTAAAGGTGTCAATTTTGTAAACCTACGTGATGCCGGTGATCCTGTAGAGTTAGCTAAGCAATACGCATTAAAAGGTGCAGACGAATTAGTGTTTTTGGATATTTCAGCAACATTAGAAGGTCGAAAAACCATGATTGATATGGTTTTAAAAGTGGCCGAACATGTTAATATTCCGTTTACAGTTGGAGGTGGTATTTCTTCAATAGCAGATGTTGATGTGTTATTAAAATCTGGTGCTGATAAAGTGTCTATCAACTCTTCAGCAGTTAAAAGACCTGAATTAGTTAACGAATTGGCCAATAAATTTGGGAGTCAGTGTGTTGTGGTTGCTATTGATGCTAAACAAATAGATGGCGAATGGATGGTGCATTTAGCTGGAGGAAGTATTCCAACAGAATTGAATTTATTTGATTGGGCAAAAGAAGTTGAAAGTAGAGGCGCAGGAGAAATTTTGTTTACGTCTATGAATAACGATGGTACAAAAGCAGGGTTTGCAAATGAAGCCTTAGCAAAGTTATCGGAAACATTAAATATTCCGATAATAGCTTCGGGAGGCGCGGGAACAGTACAACATTTTATAGATACGTTTAAAGACGGAAAATCGGACGCTGCTTTGGCTGCAAGTGTCTTTCATTTTGGTGAAATAGCAATACAAGATTTAAAAGAAGAACTACGAGAAAATAATATAGAAGTTAGATTGTAA
- the hisIE gene encoding bifunctional phosphoribosyl-AMP cyclohydrolase/phosphoribosyl-ATP diphosphatase HisIE — MTIDFNKNNDGLVPVVIQDATTKNVLMLGYMNEEAFNKTKATKLVTFFSRTKNRLWTKGEESGNVLNLVDIKLDCDNDTLLIQVNPKGPTCHKGSDTCWNDTNSENFGFISKLENTIESRVAAGNTEKSYVASLFASGINKVAQKVGEEAVEVVIEAMDNKDDLFLSESADLLFHYLMLLQAKGFKLNDVVDVLKSREK; from the coding sequence ATGACAATAGATTTCAATAAAAACAACGACGGTTTAGTGCCAGTAGTAATCCAAGATGCCACAACAAAAAACGTGTTGATGTTGGGTTACATGAACGAAGAAGCATTCAATAAAACTAAAGCCACTAAATTAGTAACCTTTTTTAGTCGTACTAAAAACCGCTTATGGACTAAAGGTGAAGAAAGTGGTAATGTCTTAAACCTAGTAGATATAAAACTAGATTGTGATAACGACACGTTATTAATTCAAGTTAACCCTAAAGGACCAACATGTCACAAAGGCTCTGATACGTGTTGGAACGATACCAATTCTGAGAACTTCGGTTTTATTTCAAAATTAGAAAACACTATTGAAAGTAGAGTAGCAGCCGGAAATACAGAGAAATCTTATGTCGCGTCGTTATTTGCTTCAGGAATTAATAAAGTAGCACAAAAAGTAGGTGAGGAAGCGGTAGAAGTTGTTATTGAAGCAATGGATAACAAAGACGACTTGTTTTTAAGCGAAAGTGCAGATTTACTGTTTCATTATTTAATGTTATTACAAGCTAAAGGGTTTAAGCTTAATGATGTAGTAGACGTATTGAAAAGTAGAGAGAAATAA
- a CDS encoding right-handed parallel beta-helix repeat-containing protein — protein MSYKNHLLALGLLLSLSSCFDDLDDATEATVITPLSPTDSNNPNPFSGVMAPIEIMPYASISTNRYCIDLQVWDIPNDRREPVKTTDNIQAAIDWAVAEGYGEICLPAGHYLIGKYGNDIYQAGLVLESNTAFLLDQNAVIEMAPNDKWNYCAIAVRGKSNVVISGGTLLGDRDGHEYTPRTSDGATAHDEGHLICIEGESEFVTVENVTLGKANGDGVLMVGSPNGSAEQLLRAIEIRRNNFSDNRRQGISLVGSSEVLIENNEIHHTNGVSPQFGIDLEGAGRLNENVTIRTNYFHNNRGGDIVNTDGKNILVEDNILLQGDDSQYIDGPIVYWKNADWTIRNNSITMRTVSVNNWNGIIMYSNDNPKTNPATTFIYNNTLNNCGMYMYKGADLEITDNFMDNGHLAFKEMTNLTLENNAVDHPSECWAYRFLEVSGSATGNTYNGAPFDIPLQENTPWDGCWIN, from the coding sequence ATGTCTTACAAAAACCATCTTTTAGCATTAGGTTTATTGTTGTCATTATCGTCTTGTTTTGACGACTTGGATGACGCGACCGAAGCTACTGTTATTACACCATTAAGTCCTACGGATTCAAATAATCCTAATCCGTTTTCGGGAGTTATGGCGCCGATTGAAATAATGCCATACGCCTCTATTTCTACAAATCGTTATTGTATCGATTTACAAGTTTGGGATATACCAAATGATAGAAGAGAGCCCGTTAAAACAACAGATAATATTCAGGCCGCCATTGATTGGGCTGTAGCCGAAGGATATGGTGAGATTTGTTTACCAGCAGGACATTATTTAATAGGAAAATATGGGAATGATATTTATCAAGCGGGTTTAGTGCTTGAAAGTAATACGGCCTTTTTATTAGATCAAAATGCAGTTATTGAAATGGCACCTAATGATAAGTGGAACTATTGTGCTATTGCAGTTAGAGGGAAATCTAATGTTGTTATTTCTGGAGGAACATTACTTGGAGACAGAGATGGTCACGAGTATACACCGCGAACAAGTGATGGTGCTACAGCACACGACGAAGGGCATTTAATTTGTATTGAAGGCGAAAGTGAGTTTGTAACCGTCGAAAATGTAACGTTAGGTAAAGCTAACGGTGATGGTGTTTTGATGGTGGGTAGTCCAAATGGCTCGGCAGAACAATTACTTAGAGCTATTGAAATTAGAAGAAATAATTTTTCTGACAATAGAAGACAAGGGATTTCTTTAGTAGGGAGTTCTGAAGTGTTGATAGAAAATAACGAAATACACCATACAAATGGGGTTTCTCCGCAATTTGGAATCGATTTAGAAGGTGCTGGTCGTTTAAATGAAAATGTGACGATCAGAACAAATTATTTCCATAATAATAGAGGAGGGGATATTGTAAATACAGATGGTAAAAATATACTTGTGGAAGACAATATATTATTGCAAGGGGACGATAGCCAGTATATTGATGGCCCTATTGTGTATTGGAAAAATGCAGATTGGACCATAAGAAACAATAGTATAACAATGCGCACAGTTTCGGTTAACAATTGGAATGGTATTATTATGTATTCTAATGATAATCCTAAAACCAATCCAGCAACCACTTTTATTTATAACAATACATTAAACAATTGTGGAATGTATATGTATAAAGGTGCAGATTTAGAAATTACAGATAACTTTATGGATAATGGTCATTTAGCATTTAAAGAGATGACAAACCTTACTTTAGAAAATAATGCAGTAGATCATCCAAGTGAGTGTTGGGCGTATCGCTTTTTAGAAGTTAGTGGAAGTGCAACAGGTAATACTTATAATGGAGCACCTTTTGATATTCCTTTACAGGAAAATACACCTTGGGATGGCTGTTGGATAAATTAA
- a CDS encoding tRNA pseudouridine synthase A: MQKKFFYVITIQYLGYRFHGWQKQPNLKTLHLMIDRTLNFILEKKKFKTLTSGRTDAMVSAESAAFELFLEEPIDDFDAFMAIFNTNLPQDLRALTIREVDNKFNIIQHSKVKEYLYVFAFGDKFHPFCAPILTTILDPLDVELMKQGAKLFEGEHYLKKYCYKPTDNGIYNRTILKCEIVENTIYTASFFPEKSYILRVKGKGFMRNQIRLMMGALIHLGQGKRTLEDIEASLKPDFTGEVYYVAPASGLILKNIEFE, from the coding sequence ATGCAAAAAAAGTTTTTCTACGTTATTACTATTCAATATTTAGGGTATAGATTTCACGGTTGGCAAAAGCAACCTAATTTGAAAACATTACATTTAATGATTGACAGGACGTTAAATTTTATTTTAGAAAAAAAGAAATTTAAAACGCTAACCTCAGGTCGTACAGATGCTATGGTTAGTGCGGAGAGTGCTGCTTTCGAGTTGTTTTTGGAAGAACCTATTGACGATTTTGATGCTTTTATGGCAATTTTTAATACTAACTTACCTCAAGATCTTCGGGCGTTAACGATTAGAGAAGTCGATAATAAGTTTAATATCATTCAGCATTCAAAAGTAAAAGAATACTTATATGTGTTTGCTTTTGGAGATAAATTTCACCCGTTTTGTGCACCAATATTAACGACTATTTTAGATCCTTTAGATGTTGAGTTGATGAAACAAGGAGCTAAGCTGTTTGAAGGGGAGCATTATTTAAAGAAGTATTGCTACAAACCAACAGATAACGGAATTTACAATCGTACTATTTTAAAATGCGAAATAGTGGAAAATACGATATATACGGCGAGTTTCTTTCCAGAGAAGAGTTACATACTACGTGTAAAGGGAAAAGGGTTTATGCGTAATCAAATCCGTTTAATGATGGGCGCCTTAATCCATTTAGGACAAGGAAAGCGTACTTTAGAAGATATTGAAGCGAGTTTAAAACCAGATTTTACAGGAGAAGTTTATTACGTGGCTCCAGCATCTGGATTGATTTTGAAAAACATTGAGTTTGAGTAA
- a CDS encoding Dps family protein, which produces MNYLNMQDEKVLPVVVELNTLLSDYNLYYQKLRTFHWNILGKNFFDLHEKFEAMYNEAKLKVDEIAERILTLRHHPVSKFSDYLKISSLSEASSMITDQEMIDELLNDHKTMLSQMKQVLTKAEDAEDEGTIDLIGAYIRELEKSSWMLNAWSKNTSDQLKEVVTSS; this is translated from the coding sequence ATGAATTATTTGAATATGCAAGATGAAAAAGTACTACCTGTAGTTGTAGAGTTAAACACATTATTATCCGATTACAATTTATACTACCAAAAATTAAGAACGTTCCATTGGAATATATTAGGTAAAAACTTTTTTGATTTACACGAAAAGTTTGAAGCCATGTATAATGAGGCTAAATTAAAAGTCGATGAAATTGCAGAACGCATCTTAACCTTAAGACATCATCCTGTAAGTAAATTTAGCGACTATTTAAAAATATCGTCATTATCGGAAGCATCTAGTATGATTACTGATCAAGAAATGATTGACGAGTTGCTAAATGACCACAAAACAATGTTGTCACAAATGAAGCAAGTGCTTACTAAAGCAGAAGACGCAGAAGATGAAGGGACGATCGATTTAATCGGTGCTTATATTAGAGAATTAGAAAAATCAAGTTGGATGCTTAATGCTTGGTCAAAAAACACATCTGATCAATTAAAAGAAGTTGTTACTAGTAGTTAA
- a CDS encoding mechanosensitive ion channel family protein gives MKSQLSEAYNLLVEKLGAWLNAIVSNIPNLILAIVVLFTAYFIAKYVKKYVTKLVARKVQQNSITRMIGTLSSVVVVLAGLFLALGILNLSKTLTSLLAGAGVAGLAIGLALQGTLSNTFAGIVLSFRKKIQIGHWVETNGYSGEIIDINLKDFTIKEADNNMVIIPNKMILDNPLKNYTLTTKMRVFLECGVGYESDLDHVEQLTKQTICNTFEQIEKPEDVEFYYTEYGGSSINYLCRFWIDAENALEKMKSKSKAIIEIKKAYDKENINIPFPIRTLQFDNKLAFEAPQEAENQFSNN, from the coding sequence ATGAAATCTCAATTATCAGAAGCCTATAATTTATTAGTAGAAAAATTAGGCGCTTGGCTTAATGCCATAGTATCTAATATTCCAAACTTAATTTTAGCTATTGTTGTATTATTTACGGCTTATTTTATTGCTAAGTACGTTAAAAAGTATGTCACCAAATTAGTTGCTAGAAAAGTACAACAAAATTCAATTACTAGAATGATAGGAACACTATCGTCTGTAGTTGTAGTATTGGCGGGTCTTTTTTTAGCCTTAGGAATACTTAACTTAAGTAAAACATTAACTTCTTTATTAGCAGGAGCAGGGGTTGCTGGTTTAGCAATAGGTTTAGCCTTACAAGGCACGTTATCTAACACATTTGCTGGTATAGTATTATCGTTTAGAAAAAAAATACAAATCGGACATTGGGTAGAAACTAATGGGTATTCTGGAGAAATCATAGATATTAATCTTAAGGACTTTACAATTAAGGAGGCTGATAATAACATGGTAATCATCCCAAATAAGATGATTTTAGATAATCCATTAAAAAATTACACACTAACCACTAAGATGAGAGTCTTTTTAGAATGTGGTGTGGGCTACGAATCCGATTTGGATCATGTAGAACAGTTAACTAAACAAACTATTTGCAACACATTTGAGCAAATTGAAAAACCAGAAGATGTAGAGTTTTATTACACGGAATATGGTGGAAGCTCAATCAACTACTTATGTAGGTTCTGGATTGATGCAGAGAATGCATTAGAGAAAATGAAATCAAAAAGTAAAGCTATTATTGAAATTAAAAAAGCTTACGATAAAGAAAATATAAATATACCCTTCCCGATTAGGACGCTACAATTTGACAATAAGTTAGCTTTTGAAGCGCCTCAGGAAGCAGAGAATCAATTCTCGAACAATTAA
- a CDS encoding DUF1328 domain-containing protein, with the protein MLRWTITFIIIAIIAGVLGFGGIAGASAGIAKILFFVFIVLFVLTLLKKGVKS; encoded by the coding sequence ATGTTACGTTGGACAATCACATTTATCATAATCGCAATCATCGCCGGAGTCTTAGGGTTTGGTGGAATAGCAGGAGCATCTGCAGGAATTGCTAAAATTTTATTCTTTGTATTTATAGTACTATTTGTACTTACATTACTTAAAAAAGGAGTAAAGTCATAA
- a CDS encoding DUF2461 domain-containing protein, whose product MSITVALDFLKKLEKNNNREWFADNKPEYDKALKSVKALFNTVYSNIQAHDEFEKLKVFRIYRDVRFSKNKQPYKNNFGAAFHRVKPRLRGGYYMQIQPGNNFIATGFWSPEKEDLLRIRKEFEMDDQEIRSIINDHPLQSVWGPLEGEELKTAPRDFDKTHPAIDLIKKKQFIFTKQYTDAEVIAEGFAQKVSDDFKTIRPFFDYMSDVLTTDLNGVSLIKD is encoded by the coding sequence ATGAGTATTACAGTAGCTTTAGATTTCCTTAAAAAATTAGAAAAAAACAATAATAGAGAGTGGTTTGCCGATAATAAACCAGAATATGATAAGGCTTTAAAGTCTGTCAAAGCATTGTTTAATACGGTTTATAGTAATATACAAGCGCATGATGAATTTGAGAAATTAAAAGTTTTTAGGATTTATAGAGATGTTAGATTCTCTAAAAATAAGCAACCGTATAAAAATAATTTTGGTGCTGCATTCCACAGAGTAAAACCGAGATTAAGAGGTGGATATTATATGCAAATCCAACCTGGCAATAATTTTATAGCTACAGGCTTTTGGAGTCCTGAAAAAGAAGATTTGTTAAGAATCAGAAAAGAGTTTGAAATGGACGATCAAGAGATTAGAAGTATCATTAATGACCATCCATTACAATCTGTATGGGGACCTTTAGAAGGCGAGGAGCTTAAAACGGCGCCTAGAGATTTTGATAAAACCCATCCTGCAATCGATTTGATTAAAAAGAAACAATTCATCTTTACAAAACAGTATACTGATGCAGAAGTTATCGCAGAAGGGTTTGCTCAAAAAGTGAGTGACGATTTTAAGACCATCAGACCATTCTTTGATTATATGAGTGATGTACTAACCACAGACCTAAATGGTGTGTCTTTAATTAAAGATTAA
- a CDS encoding glyoxalase — translation MTGRDTQLLAIRPIIESIIIRPDMSAEERFQNETLRPIIKLQNDLLLAIFSNYITKHKNVFYQLTIEKRLGYIENATQKDIKFRNNLKGVIIGQFTVLEYENYRLHSPALNKRMMTIVKQRLQSNIQLFETPKTIEAS, via the coding sequence ATGACTGGAAGAGACACACAACTGTTAGCGATTAGACCCATTATAGAAAGTATAATTATTAGACCAGACATGAGTGCTGAAGAACGGTTTCAAAATGAAACATTGCGACCTATAATTAAACTTCAAAACGATTTATTACTCGCCATTTTTAGCAATTATATAACAAAACATAAGAATGTTTTCTATCAATTAACTATCGAGAAACGTTTAGGTTATATCGAAAATGCGACCCAAAAAGACATTAAGTTTAGAAATAATTTAAAAGGTGTGATAATTGGTCAATTTACTGTATTAGAATATGAAAATTATAGACTACATTCGCCCGCTTTAAATAAGCGTATGATGACCATTGTCAAACAACGTTTACAAAGCAATATTCAATTATTCGAAACACCAAAAACAATAGAAGCTTCATAG
- a CDS encoding DUF72 domain-containing protein: MTFGNVPNPELIDFTLPSDHKDTKRVLSKVKDETIPKVYVGCAKWNKADLKGFYPKGTKDELAYYATQFNAIELNATFYRIFPPEQFSKWYDKTPSNFKFFPKLFQEISHYKRLQDVQAVVEDYLQSAVHLKEKLGTIFLQLHSNFSPKDFDRVVAFIQSWPKQLPLAVEFRHTDWFNDPKIAEELYQLLEVNNVSNIIVDTAGRRDLMHMRLTNTTAFVRYVGANHESDYSRLDDWIARLKLWKTQGVKEINFFIHQNIEKESPLLSAYFTEKLNSELGYSLKIPNENLQQNLFKI; the protein is encoded by the coding sequence ATGACATTTGGAAACGTACCTAACCCAGAACTTATAGATTTTACCTTGCCTAGTGATCATAAAGACACCAAGCGCGTGTTAAGCAAGGTTAAGGATGAAACTATTCCTAAGGTTTATGTAGGTTGTGCCAAATGGAATAAAGCCGATTTAAAAGGATTTTATCCTAAAGGTACTAAGGATGAGCTAGCGTATTATGCGACACAGTTTAATGCTATTGAGTTAAATGCAACATTCTACCGTATTTTTCCGCCTGAGCAATTCTCGAAATGGTACGATAAAACGCCTTCAAATTTTAAGTTTTTCCCGAAACTTTTTCAAGAGATAAGTCATTATAAACGGTTGCAGGACGTTCAAGCTGTTGTCGAAGATTATTTGCAGTCGGCAGTTCATTTAAAAGAAAAACTAGGGACTATCTTTTTACAACTGCATTCTAATTTTTCGCCTAAAGACTTTGATCGTGTGGTGGCTTTTATTCAAAGTTGGCCGAAGCAACTTCCTTTAGCGGTCGAGTTTAGGCATACGGATTGGTTTAACGACCCAAAAATTGCAGAAGAGTTATATCAATTATTGGAAGTTAATAATGTCTCTAATATTATTGTCGATACGGCTGGAAGAAGAGATTTAATGCACATGAGATTAACCAATACTACTGCTTTTGTGCGATATGTAGGCGCTAATCATGAGAGTGACTACTCGCGGTTGGATGATTGGATCGCGCGTCTAAAACTATGGAAAACACAAGGAGTTAAAGAGATTAATTTTTTTATTCATCAAAATATTGAAAAAGAATCCCCGTTATTATCAGCGTATTTTACAGAAAAATTAAATAGCGAATTGGGATATTCGTTAAAAATCCCAAACGAAAATTTACAACAAAATTTATTTAAAATATGA
- a CDS encoding acyl-CoA thioesterase, with protein sequence MRFHTRKWVKPEDLNPNGTLFGGQLLAWIDEEAALYTIIQLENNKVVTKYMSEINFMSKAVEGDIIEIGMEIKKFGNSSISLNCEVRNMRNRETIITVENIIMVNLDAEGNPKPHGKTKTEFIKDRLAN encoded by the coding sequence ATGAGATTTCACACAAGAAAATGGGTAAAACCCGAAGATTTAAATCCAAACGGAACATTATTTGGAGGTCAATTATTAGCATGGATTGACGAGGAAGCAGCGTTATACACAATCATACAATTGGAAAACAATAAAGTAGTGACAAAGTATATGAGCGAAATTAACTTTATGAGTAAAGCTGTAGAAGGCGATATTATTGAAATAGGGATGGAAATCAAAAAATTTGGAAATTCATCTATTTCTTTAAACTGTGAAGTTAGAAATATGCGTAATCGCGAAACGATTATCACTGTGGAAAATATTATTATGGTTAATTTGGATGCTGAAGGTAATCCTAAACCACATGGTAAAACTAAAACCGAATTTATAAAAGATAGATTGGCAAATTAA
- a CDS encoding DUF3817 domain-containing protein — MLKTFRIVALLEGVSYLLLMGASVYKRLPGGDDAFVKLLGYPHGFLFVLYILIAFLIKPDQKWSSKVFGIILLASILPFGTFYVDKKYLKA, encoded by the coding sequence ATGCTAAAAACGTTCCGTATTGTTGCTTTATTAGAAGGTGTATCTTACCTATTATTAATGGGTGCATCTGTGTATAAAAGATTACCTGGAGGCGATGATGCTTTTGTGAAATTATTAGGCTATCCTCATGGTTTTCTGTTTGTTCTCTATATCCTAATAGCTTTTTTAATTAAGCCGGATCAAAAATGGTCTTCAAAAGTATTTGGTATTATATTATTAGCATCTATACTTCCTTTTGGGACTTTTTATGTTGATAAAAAATATTTGAAAGCGTAG
- a CDS encoding EamA family transporter, producing the protein MDSTRKSILIVLAFFSIYCIWGSTYLLNKIVVSEVAPFYLAAIRFFCAGVLIFIIAKGLKLSLKASTKQLKNSALAGFLFLVYGNGVFVWALRYVDSGFAALIAATQPLFVIFLMRILHGSKIKTKSIIGVLFGFVGMYLLVSQDTLKLNKDSIIGIVMIFTCVLSWSYGSIFVSKADLPKSFFVATGYQMLFASLFLVSLSLFFNETWKTPLEWSSKAQGAMLLLIVFGGIVAFTAFNYLLKEVPTEKVATSAYVNPVIALFLGWYVLGEQLSQQSIVAALILLTGVYFINSKKKIVIFSRFKK; encoded by the coding sequence ATGGATAGTACTAGAAAATCTATACTTATTGTACTTGCTTTTTTTTCGATTTACTGTATTTGGGGATCTACATATTTACTTAATAAGATTGTTGTTTCCGAAGTCGCGCCATTTTATTTAGCAGCGATTCGTTTTTTCTGTGCTGGAGTATTAATTTTTATAATAGCAAAAGGCTTAAAATTGTCATTAAAGGCATCAACAAAACAATTAAAGAATTCGGCATTAGCTGGTTTCTTATTCCTAGTCTATGGTAATGGTGTGTTTGTATGGGCACTGCGTTATGTTGATAGTGGTTTTGCAGCATTGATTGCGGCAACACAACCGTTATTTGTTATCTTTTTAATGCGAATTCTACATGGTTCTAAAATAAAAACAAAATCTATTATTGGTGTTTTGTTTGGTTTTGTAGGCATGTATTTACTAGTTAGTCAAGATACTTTAAAACTTAATAAGGATAGTATTATTGGAATTGTCATGATTTTTACTTGTGTCTTAAGTTGGAGTTATGGGAGTATTTTTGTGTCTAAAGCAGATTTACCAAAAAGTTTTTTTGTGGCGACAGGCTATCAAATGCTATTTGCCAGTTTATTTTTAGTATCCCTAAGTTTATTTTTTAACGAAACGTGGAAAACACCATTGGAGTGGAGTAGTAAAGCACAAGGAGCGATGTTATTATTAATCGTTTTTGGTGGTATTGTGGCGTTTACAGCCTTTAATTATTTACTGAAAGAAGTCCCAACAGAGAAGGTGGCAACCTCAGCGTATGTTAATCCTGTGATCGCATTATTTTTAGGATGGTATGTTCTGGGAGAACAATTAAGTCAGCAATCTATAGTCGCTGCATTGATTTTATTAACGGGCGTTTATTTTATCAATTCTAAGAAAAAAATAGTCATCTTTTCACGATTTAAAAAGTAG
- a CDS encoding cold-shock protein — MAKSQQTFNKSEKEKKRLKKREDKRKKMEARKLDKEANGGSDGIQFAYVDYNGNLVDTPPDPELKEKIDAEEIVLGVPKKVEGEEEDPVRNGKVSFFDTSKGFGFIIDTENNEKYFCHVSGLVDQIAENDKVSFELERGMKGMNAVKVKKI; from the coding sequence ATGGCTAAGTCGCAACAAACATTTAATAAAAGTGAAAAAGAAAAGAAACGCTTAAAGAAAAGAGAAGATAAGCGTAAGAAGATGGAAGCTCGTAAGCTTGATAAAGAAGCTAACGGAGGTTCTGATGGTATACAGTTTGCATACGTAGACTACAATGGTAACTTGGTGGACACTCCGCCGGATCCTGAGTTGAAAGAGAAGATTGATGCAGAAGAAATTGTTTTAGGAGTGCCTAAAAAAGTTGAAGGAGAAGAGGAAGATCCAGTAAGAAACGGTAAAGTATCATTTTTTGATACCTCTAAAGGTTTCGGATTTATTATTGATACAGAAAACAACGAGAAATATTTCTGTCACGTCAGTGGTTTAGTAGACCAAATTGCAGAAAACGATAAAGTATCTTTTGAACTTGAAAGAGGAATGAAAGGTATGAACGCTGTAAAAGTGAAGAAAATATAA
- a CDS encoding cold-shock protein, producing MLKKLISKLFGSKKSETGKEGTVKFFNNSKGFGFIAEKDSDKEHFVHVTGLKDKIREGHKVTFDLEEGEKGLNAVNVKRKK from the coding sequence ATGTTAAAAAAATTAATAAGTAAATTATTTGGTTCAAAGAAAAGCGAAACTGGTAAAGAGGGGACTGTAAAGTTTTTTAATAATTCTAAAGGTTTTGGATTCATCGCAGAAAAAGATTCAGATAAAGAGCATTTTGTTCATGTTACTGGATTAAAAGATAAGATTCGCGAAGGACATAAAGTGACGTTTGATTTAGAAGAAGGTGAAAAAGGATTAAATGCCGTAAACGTAAAACGTAAAAAGTAA
- a CDS encoding DUF6515 family protein, whose product MKALIKTYVVPFAFLIALTTQVSAQTKRNTRVETTKTTVVKKRTIAKRVPSKTVVYKTPKRKVVSVRTVPNRTVIVHKGQNYYYANNKYYTQSRGRYIAIAPKIGFKIKVLPTNYKSIRYNNHKYYNASGIFYVQINNEYEVVEPEVGTLVYELPDDYEKVVINDETYYEYANVLYEKTQVNGTRAYEVVGIIDMD is encoded by the coding sequence ATGAAAGCATTAATTAAAACATACGTAGTTCCATTCGCTTTTTTAATAGCGCTAACAACACAGGTTTCTGCACAAACAAAACGTAATACTAGGGTTGAGACAACAAAAACGACAGTAGTAAAAAAACGCACGATTGCCAAAAGAGTGCCTAGTAAGACTGTTGTTTATAAAACACCAAAACGTAAAGTTGTGTCTGTTAGAACTGTACCAAACAGAACTGTTATTGTGCACAAAGGGCAGAACTATTATTATGCTAATAATAAATATTACACACAATCTAGAGGACGTTATATTGCTATCGCTCCAAAGATTGGGTTTAAAATTAAAGTATTGCCTACAAATTATAAAAGTATTCGTTATAATAATCATAAGTATTATAATGCTTCAGGTATTTTTTATGTGCAAATAAATAATGAATATGAGGTCGTTGAACCAGAAGTAGGAACGCTTGTATATGAGTTACCAGACGATTATGAAAAAGTGGTTATCAATGATGAGACTTATTATGAATATGCAAATGTGTTATACGAAAAAACACAAGTCAATGGTACAAGAGCTTACGAAGTTGTAGGAATTATAGATATGGATTAA